From Drosophila yakuba strain Tai18E2 chromosome 2L, Prin_Dyak_Tai18E2_2.1, whole genome shotgun sequence, one genomic window encodes:
- the LOC6528432 gene encoding DNA replication licensing factor MCM4 translates to MSSPARSPSVGAATPKQGARTPTRGIASQDVETPMRMGPGRAVRPSDNISLPPTSPGNISLPATSPARGLGANMSEIDLSSPLNYGTPSSMGSIRTPRSGIRGTPLRARPDIRTDKRIRQVAIGGGSGLEPIPEKGSETTDPVSESSQAPQLVVWGTNVVVSQCKSKFKSFIMRFIDPSAEQDEISENIDVNQPLYLQKLEEIHTLEEPYLNLNCAHLKTFDQDLYRQLICYPQEVIPGFDMAINEMFFERYPAALLEHQIQVRPFNADKTRNMRSLNPEDMDQLISISGMVIRSSNVIPEMREAFFSCNICSFSTTVEVDRGRINQPTLCTNCNTNHCFRLIHNRSEFTDKQLVKLQESPDDMAAGQTPHNVLLYAHNDLVDKVQPGDRVTVTGIYRATPLKTGGISSSVKSVYKTHVDVVHFRKVDNKRLYEEEEGKDHIFPPERVELLQLLAKKPDIYDRLARAIAPSIYENDDIKKGILLQLFGGTKKKHATLGRQNFRSEIHLLLCGDPGTSKSQMLQYVYNLVPRSQYTSGRGSSAVGLTAYVTKDPETRQLVLQTGALVLADNGVCCIDEFDKMNDSTRSVLHEVMEQQTLSIAKAGIICQLNARTSILAAANPAESQWNKRKNIIDNVQLPHTLLSRFDLIFLVLDPQDEIFDKRLASHLVSLYYVTRHEEEDTMFDMSVLRDYIAYAREHLSPTLSDEAQQRLIQAYVDMRKVGAGRGQISAYPRQLESLIRLSEAHAKVRLSNEVELLDVEEAWRLHREALKQSATDPLSGKIDVGILTTGLSTAARKKRADLVAAIKENLKKKGKVLTVPYQKLFNDIKEGSQIMITREQFEDALKEVQDEGAIVVMGKNTIRIC, encoded by the exons ATGTCAAGCCCCGCTCGTTCGCCCAGTGTTGGAGCTGCGACGCCCAAGCAAGGTGCCCGCACACCCACCAGAG GCATTGCGTCGCAAGATGTGGAGACACCCATGCGTATGGGTCCTGGGAGGGCTGTCAGGCCCTCGGACAACATAAGTTTGCCGCCCACCTCGCCGGGAAATATCAGCTTGCCAGCTACCAGTCCGGCTCGAGGATTGGGTGCGAACATGAGCGAGATCGATCTAAGTTCGCCGCTGAACTACGGCACGCCCAGCTCGATGGGCTCCATTCGCACGCCTCGTTCCGGAATTAGAGGCACTCCGCTGCGGGCCCGACCCGATATAAGAACGGACAAGCGCATCCGCCAGGTGGCCATCGGCGGCGGCTCTGGG CTGGAACCCATTCCAGAGAAGGGCTCTGAAACCACCGATCCCGTCTCTGAATCCTCTCAAGCACCTCAACTGGTCGTCTGGGGCACCAATGTGGTTGTCAGCCAGTGCAAATCCAAGTTCAAGTCGTTTATAATGCGCTTTATTGACCCAAGTGCTGAGCAGGATGAAATCTCCGAAAATATCGATGTTAACCAGCCGCTGTATCTTCAGAAGCTGGAAGAGATTCACACATTGGAGGAGCCCTATCTGAATCTCAACTGTGCCCATCTCAAGACTTTTGATCAGGACTTGTACCGCCAGTTGATCTGCTATCCGCAGGAGGTTATTCCTGGTTTTGACATGGCAATAAACGAGATGTTCTTCGAGCGATACCCAGCTGCTCTTCTGGAACACCAGATTCAGGTGCGACCCTTCAACGCTGATAAGACGCGCAATATGCGATCCCTAAATCCAGAGGATATGGACCAGTTGATCAGCATTAGTGGCATGGTTATTCGCTCGTCAAACGTCATTCCCGAGATGCGCGAAGCCTTTTTCAGCTGCAACATCTGTTCCTTCAGTACAACCGTCGAGGTGGATCGCGGTCGCATTAACCAGCCAACGCTCTGCACCAACTGCAACACGAACCACTGCTTCCGTTTAATCCACAATCGGTCGGAGTTTACAGATAAGCAACTTGTTAAACTCCAGGAGTCTCCAGATGACATGGCGGCAGGGCAGACTCCTCATAATGTGCTTTTGTATGCTCACAACGATCTGGTGGACAAGGTGCAGCCGGGTGATCGCGTTACGGTCACAGGCATCTACCGGGCCACGCCACTGAAGACTGGAGGCATCAGTTCGTCGGTTAAAAGCGTTTACAAGACGCACGTGGATGTGGTTCACTTCCGGAAGGTAGACAACAAGCGACTGTACGAGGAAGAGGAGGG CAAGGATCACATCTTCCCGCCAGAGCGCGTTGAGCTACTACAGCTGCTAGCCAAGAAACCGGACATCTATGACCGCTTGGCCAGGGCCATTGCGCCATCTATTTACGAGAACGACGACATTAAGAAAGGCATCTTGCTGCAGCTTTTTGGTGGCACTAAAAAGAAGCATGCAACTCTCGGCCGTCAGAACTTCAGATCGGAAATTCACCTGCTGTTGTGCGGTGATCCCGGTACTTCCAAGTCCCAGATGCTGCAGTACGTCTATAACCTCGTGCCAAGATCTCAGTATACCTCGGGTCGCGGTTCTTCGGCTGTCGGTTTGACTGCCTATGTGACCAAAGACCCGGAGACTCGTCAGCTGGTCCTGCAAAC AGGTGCACTGGTTTTGGCCGATAATGGAGTATGCTGCATTGACGAGTTTGACAAAATGAACGACTCGACACGCAGTGTACTGCACGAGGTGATGGAGCAGCAGACCCTGAGTATTGCCAAGGCGGGCATCATCTGTCAGCTAAACGCGAGGACCTCCATTCTTGCTGCCGCCAATCCCGCAGAGTCTCAGTGGAATAAGCGCAAGAACATCATTGATAATGTCCAGCTTCCGCACACCCTGCTGTCCCGGTTTGACCTAATCTTTCTGGTCCTGGATCCTCAGGATGAGATCTTTGACAAGCGACTTGCCAGCCATTTGGTATCTTTGTACTACGTGACCCGTCATGAGGAGGAGGATACTATGTTT GACATGAGCGTCCTGCGCGACTACATCGCCTATGCCCGAGAGCATCTGTCGCCCACGTTGTCGGATGAAGCGCAACAACGACTTATTCAGGCCTACGTGGACATGCGAAAGGTGGGCGCCGGTCGTGGTCAGATTTCTGCTTACCCGCGCCAGCTGGAGAGCCTAATCCGACTGTCGGAGGCGCACGCCAAGGTTCGGCTCAGCAACGAGGTAGAATTGCTGGACGTGGAGGAGGCTTGGCGGCTTCATCGCGAGGCTCTCAAGCAGTCAGCCACGGATCCCCTATCCGGTAAAATCGACGTTGGCATTCTCACCACCGGTTTATCAACAGCCGCCCGTAAAAAGCGCGCCGATTTGGTGGCAGCCATCAAGGAAAACCTAAAGAAGAAGGGCAAAGTGCTTACTGTTCCCTATCAGAAACTGTTCAACGATATTAAGGAAGGATCCCAAATT ATGATCACACGCGAGCAGTTTGAAGATGCTTTGAAGGAGGTGCAAGATGAGGGCGCTATTGTTGTCATGGGAAAAAACACCATTCgcatttgttaa